The Notolabrus celidotus isolate fNotCel1 chromosome 23, fNotCel1.pri, whole genome shotgun sequence region gtgctaacaaggagcttaggagggaggcatgctagttgtaggctgtcttaataaacacaaaggtcggttttactccccacgtctgcagatttgaagatctagtggatgatttttatttatcatggaaaagtgctagcgctagttagcatagccacaaagctacatgttcgtagctgtgtaccaagacacacgtcgacatactgacaaataaaacaagaaacactaaatctgtgaccaatggttcagaaaggtcctgctgcaggcgcctctccgtcaggatcagattcagagggttgaagtaacacgggtctgtgagcagccgtgtatattcagccaacatgtaaacattagatcaacgtgctggacagccgaggccacatccacttcctgagggggcgtggtcagagagaaaacagaccgttcagcagggctgaaaaagagggtttttcagacatgccaaaatctgatttcaaagtgtttttttgagcataaactttaaagacatgttttggggacctcttaaaccaatatatattgatgaaaaaagcgtgatatgtcacctttaagggacGACTGactcatgtgatccaggctcttatcgtacagactgcttaaccgcaacatttaaaatatataaataggccaTATAACTAttttatataaattatactgtctaaacatatgtgtgaagataaatagattaaggctgtgttttatatttatataggtcaacttttttacctgtaaatttcattgAAAAAGTTTCATGTCATGGCGTTTGTTTATCTTTCCATGCTTGCAGGCTTCCCCTCGGAATcccgtgtttcacgtcacactgctatgaactctgggtcaTTCCCTTATGCTAAGTTTGCAAAAAATGCCCACTTaaggaaagggggcataaagggctcaaaaagtcagtgagagatctctcacacacttgatgatttgacaatGGGAAAGCCCTCAGCCCTCACGGCCTTAGTGGGAtcgcgcctcaaagtcagtgagggTGGAAATTGAGATTGGgcccagctgtccggaggtgcTGTCCccttctgaaaacgcaaccggtgggtgttgacggacgagagagcatggagacggaccggacgtggatctggtggaagtcctgtgttagagtTGGATGAGGATTGTAAAACACTATTTAAAATGTACGATTAGATAGAAGTTATTAAAAGGCATTATTATGCATTATTTTGACACTTGTGGTTCAACTATAGATATTGTCAATCAATGCTTGTTTTGTTATCTTCATTCTTTACATGCTCCTATGTGTTTTCTTACTCCTCTCAGTGACCTGCAGGTAGAGAAGTCCAAACATGCTGCATCTGTGACGAGTTTTaatgaggaaaagaagaaacaatgaACAGCAGATCCAGGTTTCTCTTTGCccaaatgttcttcttttacTTCATTCATGTTTATAATGAATACAGTGagagtcaaataaataaagacagaacagCTGgtggaagaggagcagagaacagagaggaagagatggtcGAGTGCGGAGAGATGAAATGACTGAggaagtggaagaggaggactaCAGTGATCCCTCTGAACTCCGTAAAGTCCTGCAGTGAGCAAAAACTGGTCTGTAATCGTCTTCTGTGGGTTTCTTCTTACGAGCCTGATTCTAAACAACAGCAACTAGGTGTGCCTCAACTCAAGTGAAAAGTCCAACaagtgaagaagaaggaggaaaaagGCAGGAAGAGAAGGCGACCCTCACTCTCATTCTGCCGAAGATAACAGGAACAAActgaaagcattaaaaagaatacaaaagtTGCCTCTTtgcctttgttttttgttcGTTTTTActtgaaaaaatactttaaaaagtaacaaatCAACAGAAAACAGTGGAGGGAGCTCTGGgtgaacacagacatgacttcAGGGGGTTGTTTGTTATTGACTAAGAACATCGTTAGCAGAAAGGGGGTGGAGATGTTGTTAGGTTGCTATTAAGACTTGTCTGCTGATTTGAGGAGGTTTTCTTTGCTCCTTCTCTTCACGTCCCAGTTGTAGACTCGCGCCATGTCTGAGGAGAGCAGGGAGTTATGGAAAACTGGCAGCAGCATTGACATCACTACATTGATAGTGCGgtcatgaaatgttaaatggtaGATGAGCAACATTTTTCAGGACAAGAGGAGAGTTCGTTTTTGTATTATACAGCATCAACTTCTTCAAGAAAATGGGGtccactgatttttttttattcactttttccAAAAATTGTGACTTAAATCTAGGAattcaaataaaaggaaataattttcgcaaaaatgttaaaaaaaaaaaaaagaagagctacTCCTGAGAAAAAAATTCTGTGGTAATAATCTTCTAAGTTTAGAGTCACTGATTTCAAactaatgtttctgttttctccaattaaaaaaaaaaaatctaataattccaacatgtttatttttcaaagccTTTGCTCTTTcagaattttaacattttatcaagGAGGTCTGACATTTcagaattcttttttttataaatattttattttcccacataattttacatttttgtctcTGAATTCTGTCATTTACACagaatttctttattttttattattcttgaactccatttaaaaaaaaaatcagttttgacttaatattcatatttttaacattttcctaCATATagaaagaataataatattgtaTTAATTAATTGCATATAGGTCAACTGTATTATTTTGATCATCTATAGATAACTTGAATTATATTGATTAATAATAAACGTATATGAAAATAAGTATTAATATAagtattgtatttgttttgtacaCCGCTTTGACAATAAATTAACTATACTACTAATATTAATAATTGAATGAAAATATTAAGTTACAATTCTACCTTCAAtctaataattctgacttttttctcactttctgatttttctctcCGCTTAAAActtttattgttaatattaatattaaagtATATTGTTAATATACTTTTTCAGATTTCTGCCCCTTTCTCATGAATCAATATTTtgtatctcagaattctgacttctttttttttttttttacatttaatcagaattgacttttaaaaaaatcagaattctgactaacATTAGTCAGTATTGTGACTTTCCTCTTGGACTCTCAGACACCAGAATCCTGAGAATCATGGGAGGTGACACTTCtctgtatttcttattttttaaaagtgtatattttatatagtcAACTTTATAATTTTACCTTTGAATGATTACAGTGATGTTGATTTTTCTTAagaagtaacacacacacatttcaatgTACCAGTACTGACTTGTACTTGTGCAAACAGTAATAGACATCTGGTGAAAGCACACGTCTCTGTTATTCGTCTGAAACATGGACCCACTCTCAACAAACCTTCAAAGTGCTTCATTCAGCATTGCAACCTTCTCTCACTCACAATCATCCGCTGCACAGTGGAAGGATACTGACTTCAGTGGTAGTGAACTGGTCTCGCAGGAAGTCCAGGTCATCCTCGAGTGTCTCCAGGTTGCGAGACGCCGTGGATAGATTCTTCTCTAGGAGAGCCTGGGCTTCGTCGATGTCGTACTCTAACATGACGTTAGCCTTTGGAGAGGGAAATGTGAGGGGGTGGAGTGGGCGGGGAGTGGGGTGGAGTGGGGTGGGGTGACCATAAGTGGTTTGGTTTTAATCACCAGCAGACAAACACTGATGTTTGAGTGAGACTGACTCCTTAAGTTGAAGTTTTTCTTTGCACAGTGAGGTTGAAGTAAAGCTGCAAACTGGAGACGAGTCAAACCCACTAAATACAACAAGTATGGAGGAAAAGGACTCATGGGGAGGCACATCACCCTTATTTCagcatccctacactggctccctgttgtttttaggatgaTTTTTAGATACTTTTATTCACaaattaaagcacaacatggactcgcccctcAATGCATCTCTGAGCTCTTATCCCCCCATAAACCAGAACGCAGTCTAAGAttctctggcagtgctctgcttgctgttccacggtctagactaaaaactaaagacAACATGACCTCTGCTGTCAGAGACCCCctgactgtggaacagcctgccagaggaaatcagactcACAAGgtcagtccctcattttatttccctACTCAAGACACAGCTTTCTAGTAAAGCTttcattttgtgaatttatttgaatttgtaacattttacttctctgcttttattctctGTTTGCTTGTATTGCCTCTCTCCTTCTATTGAgagcttttattgttttgttgtttttgtgaagcactttgtcacttcTATATTATGCTCAGTGGAACGTGGAAGCTTTAACTAGTACAGCTCCATCTAGTGGTTAAAATACTGcagcacaatgaaacacctcgcAGAAAATAAGGTACTGCAAGTGCATCTTATGGTAGAAATGTTCCACTAAATATTTAGACTACATACTTAAAATGTCTTTCTCAGATACTGCTCATGTTAGTGTTCTGAGACACTGAGCGTGTCCGATGAAGctcaaagtgttgtttttttgtacgtATGAAAATCTTCTTCTTACCTTCAAGATCAGACTTTTCTATTTAAAGATTTTCTGTACATTCTTTAaatgaattcattttttaatttgacttcTACTCACCCCTAACCATAGGCAGACTTTGTCGGTGGGGGGCACTGAGGCCTTACAGTAAACATTGTTAGCCAGGAGGAAGAATGTATCCATGGGGTCTGTGGTCTCCTGaggaacaacacaaacattaaagttgaatgaaataaaacatattgcAGTAAATTCTGTGGAACGTGTTTAAAGATGGTTCAGAAAAATGATcactcaccttcttcttctgcatgtgtCGTAGGATTTCTAGCGTCTGTTTGATTTGTGGAATCTGATTTTTCAACCTACGAatcaagaaaagaaacaaagccgACATTAATGTGGCGAAAATGTGTCGACAGGACTTTGTGTTCAGGTTCTTTTTGACCAGGAACtaaatgtttcctgtttccaCTGAGGCCTGAAGTCCGTTAAGTAAATCAAACCAGGGAAGTAAGGAGGC contains the following coding sequences:
- the vbp1 gene encoding prefoldin subunit 3, which produces MAATIDNSNAVQATKKKHLGIPEAVFVEDVDSYMKQPGNETADSALRKLDEQYQKYKYMELNLSQKKLRLKNQIPQIKQTLEILRHMQKKKETTDPMDTFFLLANNVYCKASVPPTDKVCLWLGANVMLEYDIDEAQALLEKNLSTASRNLETLEDDLDFLRDQFTTTEVNMARVYNWDVKRRSKENLLKSADKS